From Lolium perenne isolate Kyuss_39 chromosome 5, Kyuss_2.0, whole genome shotgun sequence, a single genomic window includes:
- the LOC139831748 gene encoding uncharacterized protein, giving the protein MDSLHHRKLLFSSWNVRGLGDEDKCHLVRDSVASALPSVMCFQESKLSHLDAAKARSFLPATLADFAVVDANGSRGGLVTAWDGRMLSLSNTIARVFSLTTTLSSTTTDLSLTVTNVYAPADHSLTSQFVDEMLALLPLVSGPWIILGDFNLIRHPSEKNNANFNQNLADAFNAIINAMALFELPLLDRRFTWSNGQQDPVLARLDRAFFNHEWDVTFPDSALTSRPRPTSDHVPLLVTAATNIPASSTFRFENSWLLDPLFLPSTLPARDADVHARDAAAALAAKVKRYRFAAKGWKRAHRFTPYTENNCKFLLSLLDFFEESRPLSGPERALRAAARETLALAIKKNAAHWKQRGKFRAVKEGDENTKFFHARATQRFRRNGIRALLIDGVEVVDHHGKAEALRVFYAELLGRARPTAWAFDLDALYDGAPRVDGQALIAPFDDKEIKAAIWGMDQNSAPGPDGLGPSFYRAA; this is encoded by the coding sequence ATGGATAGCCTCCATCACAGAAAGCTCTTGTTCTCCTCTTGGAATGTTCGTGGCCTGGGAGACGAGGATAAGTGCCACCTGGTCCGCGACAGTGTCGCCTCCGCTCTGCCCTCTGTCATGTGTTTTCAGGAATCAAAACTATCTCACCTGGACGCTGCAAAAGCGCGCTCCTTCCTCCCCGCCACGCTCGCCGACTTTGCTGTCGTGGATGCGAATGGGAGTAGGGGAGGGCTTGTCACCGCCTGGGACGGGCGTATGCTCTCTCTGTCCAACACTATCGCCAGGGTTTTCAGCCTTACCACCACCCTGTCCTCCACCACCACTGATCTCTCGCTCACCGTCACCAACGTCTACGCTCCCGCCGATCACAGCCTCACCTCGCAGTTCGTGGACGAGATGCTCGCGCTCCTCCCGCTGGTCTCCGGCCCGTGGATTATCCTTGGAGATTTTAACCTCATTCGCCACCCTTCCGAAAAAAACAACGCAAATTTCAACCAAAACCTCGCTGATGCTTTCAATGCCATAATCAACGCCATGGCGCTCTTCGAGCTGCCACTTCTTGATCGCCGCTTTACCTGGTCAAACGGGCAGCAGGATCCCGTCCTCGCTCGCCTTGATAGGGCTTTCTTCAACCACGAGTGGGACGTGACCTTCCCAGACTCCGCCCTGACCTCGCGTCCGCGTCCTACCTCGGACCACGTTCCTCTCTTGGTCACCGCAGCCACCAACATCCCCGCGTCATCCACGTTTCGCTTCGAAAACTCCTGGCTCCTtgatcctctctttctcccttCCACGCTGCCTGCCAGGGACGCCGATGTGCATGCCAGGGACGCCGCTGCTGCTCTTGCTGCAAAGGTAAAGAGATACAGGTTTGCTGCGAAGGGTTGGAAGCGGGCGCACCGTTTTACCCCATATACTGAGAATAACTGCAAATTCCTTCTTAGCCTCCTCGATTTTTTCGAGGAATCTCGCCCTCTTTCAGGACCGGAGCGGGCGCTGCGGGCCGCGGCACGGGAGACGCTAGCGCTCGCGATCAAGAAGAACGCCGCCCACTGGAAGCAGCGCGGGAAATTCCGCGCGGTCAAGGAGGGAGACGAGAATACGAAATTCTTCCACGCTCGGGCCACGCAACGTTTCCGCCGGAACGGCATCAGGGCTCTCCTGATCGATGGCGTCGAAGTGGTCGACCACCATGGCAAGGCCGAAGCCCTCCGCGTCTTCTACGCCGAGCTGTTGGGCCGTGCGCGGCCCACCGCGTGGGCTTTCGACCTCGACGCGCTCTACGACGGCGCCCCGCGCGTCGACGGCCAGGCTCTGATCGCTCCGTTTGACGACAAGGAAATCAAAGCGGCGATCTGGGGGATGGACCAGAACAGCGCTCCGGGGCCAGACGGCCTGGGCCCTTCCTTCTACCGTGCGGCCTAG